A genomic region of Chryseobacterium sp. KACC 21268 contains the following coding sequences:
- a CDS encoding alpha-amylase family glycosyl hydrolase, producing MKKFYNLIAIFIAILSYAQTQTVAYSISPSAFNEDESITVTINGSSINESTWGVTNNALYLWAWSYDSNDANSMDCPTNGTWAASSETNKLTYNSGNDTYTMTFVPRTFYNRTGLGRIGFLIKTKTGNGQSQDIYSEVGKFQFVNTTPKNGSVNFIASGNNYPISYSTSLPANYVVKANGNTIYTANNVSSIFTAYNITTDSQIELTATSVADGSVQTSKFSISPTPSSQSAAIPAYMRQGISYDPNDPTKVGLALYAPFKSYVHVIGSFNNWQISSNYVMKRDTNNTNLFWIEISGLTPQQLYTFQYRTSDGVKVADPYSTLVLSPDDDPFISASTYPGLPAYPAGQQYDVSVIQTAKPAYNWTVTNFQKPAKQNLIVYEALVRDFTEGKNWQAMIDKIPYIKGLNVNAIELMPVMEFDGNSSWGYNPGFHLALDKAYGTPEKFKEFIDKCHQNGIAVILDVALNHATGRSPLERLWSTSTDGSYGGVASNNPYFNLLPTHAYNVFYDFNHSKADTRYYVNRVLEQWIKEYKVDGFRWDLTKGFTQNCTASDEGCTGSYQQDRVDVLKLYSDYQWSYDPTSYIIFEHLGSDQEEQQWANYKVGEGKGVMMWDNLIGPYGQNTMGYDANSNFSRVDFENHGFSERRNVTYGESHDEERLMFRNLNYGNGPVKTLATALERQKAFGAVFLTVPGPKMIWQFGELGYEFSINRCENGTISNDCRLSPKPVAFTLGYDTDVARKSIYDVWSKILQIRLSSPVFDTTTFTVESGNLLPKIYIWKDALPANSLKNVIVVANFTTTAQTVTPNFPYAATWYNLMDNTSMSASAATTVVLQPGEFRIYGNQTVLATDDAKIDTNKTSLQIVQNPATEGVLKIRYNKAKNGQINVYDINGKLVKSFGLKSAKGDETFSVNGLTSGVYMVQLKSDEGLAVSKLIVK from the coding sequence ATGAAAAAATTTTACAACCTGATTGCAATCTTTATTGCAATCCTTAGCTATGCGCAGACGCAGACGGTCGCCTACTCGATCAGTCCCTCTGCCTTCAACGAAGACGAATCTATTACCGTTACCATCAACGGAAGTAGCATCAACGAATCTACCTGGGGTGTTACCAACAATGCTCTTTACCTGTGGGCCTGGTCATACGACAGCAATGATGCCAACAGTATGGATTGCCCTACCAACGGAACTTGGGCAGCTTCCAGTGAAACCAATAAGTTGACTTACAACTCCGGTAATGATACTTACACGATGACTTTTGTTCCCAGAACATTCTACAATAGAACAGGATTGGGGAGAATTGGTTTTCTAATAAAAACTAAAACCGGAAACGGACAGTCTCAGGACATTTATTCTGAAGTTGGTAAATTCCAGTTTGTAAACACAACGCCTAAAAATGGCTCTGTGAATTTTATTGCTTCCGGAAACAACTATCCTATTTCCTACAGCACATCTTTACCAGCAAATTATGTTGTAAAAGCAAACGGAAATACGATCTACACAGCAAACAATGTTTCATCAATCTTCACGGCGTACAACATTACAACCGACAGCCAGATTGAATTGACTGCTACGAGTGTAGCCGACGGATCTGTACAAACTTCAAAGTTCAGTATTTCTCCGACGCCTTCTTCACAAAGTGCTGCTATTCCTGCTTACATGAGACAGGGAATCTCTTATGATCCAAACGACCCAACCAAAGTTGGTTTGGCACTTTATGCACCTTTTAAAAGTTATGTCCACGTCATTGGCAGCTTCAACAACTGGCAGATTTCTTCTAATTATGTGATGAAGAGAGATACGAACAATACCAATCTTTTCTGGATAGAGATCTCTGGCCTTACGCCTCAGCAGCTTTACACTTTCCAGTACAGAACAAGTGACGGTGTGAAAGTAGCAGATCCTTATTCTACTTTGGTGCTTTCTCCGGATGATGACCCATTCATCAGTGCTAGTACTTATCCAGGATTGCCAGCTTATCCAGCGGGACAACAATACGATGTTTCAGTGATCCAAACGGCTAAACCTGCCTATAACTGGACGGTGACCAATTTCCAAAAACCTGCAAAGCAAAACCTTATCGTCTATGAAGCGCTTGTAAGAGATTTTACAGAAGGAAAAAACTGGCAGGCAATGATCGATAAGATCCCGTACATCAAAGGACTGAACGTGAATGCAATCGAACTAATGCCTGTAATGGAATTTGATGGAAACAGCTCTTGGGGTTACAATCCTGGATTCCACCTGGCTTTGGACAAAGCTTACGGAACGCCGGAAAAATTTAAAGAATTTATTGATAAATGCCACCAAAACGGAATTGCCGTGATATTGGATGTTGCGTTGAATCACGCTACCGGAAGATCACCATTAGAAAGATTATGGTCCACTAGCACAGACGGAAGTTATGGAGGTGTGGCTTCCAACAATCCTTACTTCAACTTGTTACCGACGCACGCTTACAACGTTTTCTATGATTTCAACCATTCAAAAGCTGACACCAGATATTATGTGAACAGAGTTTTGGAACAATGGATCAAAGAATACAAAGTGGATGGATTCCGTTGGGACCTTACCAAAGGATTTACACAAAACTGTACAGCTTCAGATGAAGGTTGTACTGGTTCTTATCAGCAGGACAGAGTGGATGTTTTGAAACTATACTCGGACTATCAATGGTCTTACGACCCGACTTCTTACATCATCTTCGAACATTTGGGTTCAGATCAGGAAGAGCAACAATGGGCAAACTACAAAGTTGGCGAAGGAAAAGGTGTGATGATGTGGGACAATTTGATTGGTCCTTACGGTCAAAACACAATGGGTTACGATGCCAACAGCAACTTCAGCAGAGTTGATTTCGAAAACCACGGTTTCAGCGAAAGAAGAAACGTAACTTACGGTGAAAGCCACGATGAAGAAAGATTGATGTTCAGAAACCTGAACTATGGAAATGGTCCAGTAAAAACTCTTGCAACAGCATTGGAAAGACAAAAAGCTTTCGGTGCCGTTTTCTTGACCGTTCCTGGTCCTAAAATGATCTGGCAGTTTGGAGAACTTGGATATGAATTCAGTATCAACAGATGTGAAAACGGAACCATCAGCAACGATTGTAGACTATCTCCAAAACCAGTAGCTTTCACATTAGGCTATGATACAGATGTGGCTAGAAAATCAATTTATGATGTATGGTCAAAAATATTGCAAATCAGATTGTCAAGCCCAGTTTTTGACACGACCACTTTCACTGTAGAGTCCGGGAATCTTTTGCCTAAGATCTACATTTGGAAAGATGCATTGCCTGCAAACAGTTTGAAGAATGTCATCGTTGTGGCCAACTTTACCACAACAGCACAAACTGTAACACCTAACTTCCCATACGCCGCTACTTGGTACAACTTGATGGACAACACTTCAATGTCTGCAAGTGCTGCTACGACTGTCGTTCTTCAGCCAGGAGAATTCAGGATCTATGGTAACCAAACCGTTTTGGCGACTGACGATGCGAAGATTGACACCAACAAGACATCGCTTCAAATCGTACAGAATCCAGCGACAGAAGGTGTGTTGAAAATCAGATACAACAAGGCGAAAAACGGACAGATCAACGTGTACGATATCAACGGAAAACTAGTTAAATCATTCGGATTGAAATCTGCGAAAGGAGACGAAACATTCTCTGTAAATGGATTGACCTCCGGCGTTTATATGGTTCAGTTGAAATCAGACGAAGGTTTGGCAGTTTCAAAATTGATTGTGAAATAA
- a CDS encoding SGNH/GDSL hydrolase family protein gives MKILTFIILLFSTMSHAQDFANFGKYQKQNQEVKSKNTTPNSVLMGDSITEGWFATDPEFFTKNNFVGRGIGGQVTSQMLLRFREDVILLKPKRVIILAGTNDIAENQGPISLDKVFGNIVSMVELAKANNIKVVLCSALPASDFPWRKGMMPADKVIALNQMIKDYAQKNKITYIDYHTPLKDDKDGLPKEIAEDGIHPNKLGYEKMEAILMKNLK, from the coding sequence ATGAAAATCCTAACTTTTATTATCCTTTTATTTTCTACAATGTCTCACGCTCAGGACTTCGCCAATTTCGGCAAATATCAGAAACAAAATCAAGAAGTAAAATCCAAAAACACAACACCAAACTCTGTATTGATGGGCGATTCTATCACAGAAGGTTGGTTTGCCACAGACCCGGAATTTTTCACTAAAAACAATTTCGTCGGAAGAGGAATCGGTGGACAAGTGACTTCACAGATGCTTTTGAGATTTCGCGAAGATGTGATTTTATTGAAACCAAAACGCGTGATTATCCTCGCTGGAACCAATGATATTGCGGAAAATCAAGGTCCTATTTCTTTGGATAAGGTTTTTGGGAATATTGTTTCGATGGTGGAATTGGCAAAAGCCAATAATATCAAAGTGGTTTTGTGTTCGGCGCTTCCCGCATCCGATTTCCCTTGGAGAAAAGGAATGATGCCCGCTGACAAAGTGATTGCACTGAATCAAATGATAAAAGATTACGCTCAGAAAAACAAAATCACCTACATCGATTATCACACACCTTTGAAAGACGATAAAGACGGTTTGCCGAAAGAAATTGCAGAAGACGGAATCCATCCGAACAAATTGGGTTATGAGAAAATGGAAGCCATTCTGATGAAAAATTTGAAGTAA
- a CDS encoding Lrp/AsnC ligand binding domain-containing protein: protein MKSASESGYHLDGVDKEIVYMLMDNAKTSLAHISKHVGISTTAVHQRIKKLEQAGVIENSISFLNPRKIGYKVVSYIGVFLDQPSHYQDAIKNLNLVNEVVEAHYTTGNYTIFLKVLCKDNDHLMEILNKIQKLKGVTRTETILSLEQSISRQLKV, encoded by the coding sequence ATGAAAAGTGCATCTGAATCTGGTTATCATTTAGACGGGGTTGATAAAGAAATTGTCTATATGTTGATGGATAATGCAAAGACTTCTCTTGCGCACATATCTAAGCACGTAGGGATTTCTACAACGGCAGTTCATCAAAGAATAAAAAAATTGGAGCAGGCAGGCGTGATAGAGAATTCTATTTCTTTCCTTAATCCGAGAAAGATCGGCTACAAAGTGGTTTCATACATTGGTGTTTTCTTGGATCAGCCAAGTCACTATCAGGATGCGATCAAGAATCTGAATTTGGTAAATGAAGTGGTAGAGGCACATTACACGACAGGAAACTACACGATCTTCCTAAAGGTTCTTTGTAAGGATAACGACCACTTGATGGAGATCCTAAATAAGATCCAAAAACTGAAAGGTGTGACTAGAACAGAGACAATTCTTTCTCTTGAACAAAGCATCAGCAGACAGTTGAAAGTTTAA
- a CDS encoding YchJ family protein — protein sequence MTCPCCSGKPYEDCCQPYHTKEKFPPTAEALMRSRFSAFAIPNGEYLWETTSPGKRKFHNKKSLQEWGEINKWTRLKIVDTPSMNKVEFKAFYTDEDGNPQVHHELSTFKTIQNRWYYVSGVFLD from the coding sequence ATGACTTGTCCCTGCTGTTCTGGAAAACCCTACGAAGATTGCTGTCAACCTTATCACACAAAAGAAAAATTCCCACCAACTGCGGAAGCTTTGATGCGTTCTCGTTTTTCAGCGTTTGCGATTCCGAATGGTGAATATCTGTGGGAAACCACTTCGCCTGGAAAACGGAAATTCCATAATAAGAAAAGTCTTCAAGAATGGGGCGAAATCAATAAATGGACGAGGTTGAAAATCGTGGATACGCCTTCAATGAACAAAGTGGAATTCAAAGCGTTTTATACGGATGAAGATGGAAATCCGCAAGTTCATCACGAGTTATCGACTTTCAAAACGATTCAGAACCGCTGGTATTATGTGAGCGGAGTGTTTTTGGATTGA
- a CDS encoding VF530 family protein, translating to MEQTSKDPLHGQRLDAILEELVDYYNGFEELGKQINIRCFNADNPSINSSLKFLRKTDWARAKVESLYLYVLRQKKKKGL from the coding sequence ATGGAACAAACTTCGAAAGACCCTTTACACGGCCAAAGACTAGACGCTATTTTGGAAGAATTGGTGGATTACTACAATGGTTTCGAAGAACTGGGAAAGCAAATCAACATCCGATGTTTCAACGCCGACAATCCAAGCATCAATTCCTCGCTGAAATTCCTCAGAAAAACCGACTGGGCAAGAGCCAAAGTGGAAAGTTTGTATCTGTATGTTTTAAGACAAAAAAAGAAAAAAGGTTTATAA
- a CDS encoding M3 family metallopeptidase, with protein sequence MNPLLEKFNTKYTSSPFSDIKEEHYLPAFQELVKTAEKEIDEITNNPETPTFENTIEAMAFSGEQLDRVSSIFFNLNSAETNDEIQKIAQDVSPLLTEFSSKISQNEKLFERIKNVYDQKDTLSLNDEQKMLLNETYKGFVRSGALLNEEDKKKLEKINMDLSIKSLQFGQNALASTNAYFKHITDKEQLKGIPEAILEQYHEDAKEKGLEGYVITLQYPSYLPALTYAENRELRQELALANGKKSFDGGEFDNQNLIKEIVKLRQEKAELLGYKNYANFVLEERMAKSPEKVFEFLNELLDKAKPFAQKEIEELKTLAKADGIDEIQSYDHAFYAEKLRKQKFDIDDEELKPYFQLEKVQEAVFGLAGKLFGLEFKEINDVQKYHEDVKTYEIFDVGSGKLENGSAEGFDNLSLTNEKQEAKSQALKAILYVDYHPRKGKRAGAWMTSYKNQYKKDGENSRPHISVVCNFTKPTKDTPSLLTFQEVTTLFHEFGHALHGVLADTQYPNLSGTSVKWDFVELPSQFLENFCYEPEFLKTFAKHYQTGEILPDEKIEKLSQSKSFMEGYQTMRQVGLGLLDMAFHSEVGELERLSVKEYEVEKTEATSIYPSNPETATAPSFSHIFQGGYSAGYYSYKWAEVLDADAFQYFKENGIFNPEIASKYKILLSSGGTKDPMELFKAFRGSEPKVESLLKRAFGV encoded by the coding sequence ATGAATCCACTATTAGAAAAATTCAACACCAAATATACCTCATCACCTTTCAGCGATATCAAAGAAGAACATTACCTTCCCGCATTTCAGGAATTGGTAAAAACCGCTGAAAAGGAAATCGACGAAATCACCAACAATCCAGAAACGCCAACTTTCGAAAATACGATTGAAGCAATGGCTTTTTCCGGCGAACAATTGGACAGAGTTTCGAGCATTTTCTTCAATCTAAATTCTGCCGAAACCAACGACGAAATCCAGAAAATCGCGCAAGATGTTTCTCCACTGTTGACCGAATTCTCTTCCAAAATTTCGCAAAACGAAAAACTATTCGAAAGAATCAAAAACGTTTACGACCAGAAAGACACTTTGTCATTGAACGATGAACAAAAAATGTTGCTGAATGAAACGTATAAAGGTTTTGTGAGAAGTGGAGCTTTATTAAATGAAGAAGACAAAAAGAAACTGGAAAAAATCAATATGGATTTGTCCATCAAGTCCCTTCAATTCGGACAAAATGCTTTGGCATCGACCAACGCTTATTTCAAACACATCACAGACAAAGAACAATTGAAAGGAATTCCCGAAGCAATCCTGGAGCAATATCACGAAGATGCCAAGGAAAAAGGTTTGGAAGGTTACGTGATTACACTTCAATATCCAAGTTATCTTCCTGCACTGACTTACGCAGAAAACCGTGAGCTCAGACAAGAATTAGCATTAGCAAATGGCAAAAAATCCTTTGACGGTGGAGAATTTGACAATCAAAATCTCATCAAAGAAATCGTAAAACTTCGTCAGGAAAAAGCGGAATTATTGGGTTATAAAAATTACGCAAATTTCGTTTTGGAGGAAAGAATGGCAAAATCGCCAGAAAAAGTGTTTGAATTTCTAAACGAACTTTTGGACAAAGCAAAACCTTTCGCTCAAAAGGAAATCGAGGAATTAAAAACCTTAGCAAAAGCCGACGGAATTGATGAAATTCAAAGCTACGACCACGCTTTCTACGCTGAAAAATTAAGAAAACAAAAATTCGATATCGATGATGAAGAACTGAAACCTTACTTCCAATTGGAGAAAGTTCAGGAAGCAGTTTTCGGATTAGCAGGAAAATTATTTGGACTTGAATTCAAGGAAATTAATGATGTTCAGAAATACCACGAAGATGTGAAGACTTATGAGATTTTCGACGTTGGAAGCGGAAAGTTGGAAAATGGAAGTGCAGAAGGCTTCGATAATCTCAGCCTGACAAACGAAAAGCAAGAAGCCAAAAGCCAAGCGCTAAAAGCAATCCTTTACGTCGATTATCATCCTCGAAAAGGAAAACGTGCCGGAGCCTGGATGACGAGCTATAAAAATCAATATAAAAAAGACGGCGAAAATTCCCGTCCGCATATTTCCGTGGTTTGTAATTTCACAAAGCCTACGAAAGACACGCCAAGTTTGTTGACTTTCCAGGAAGTGACAACCTTGTTCCACGAGTTTGGACACGCACTTCACGGCGTTTTGGCAGACACGCAATATCCGAATTTGTCAGGAACTTCTGTGAAATGGGATTTTGTGGAATTGCCTTCCCAATTCTTAGAAAATTTCTGCTACGAACCAGAATTTCTAAAAACATTCGCCAAACATTATCAAACCGGAGAAATTTTACCAGACGAAAAAATCGAGAAGTTATCTCAAAGCAAATCCTTTATGGAAGGCTATCAAACGATGAGACAAGTTGGTCTTGGATTGTTGGATATGGCGTTTCATTCGGAAGTTGGAGAGTTGGAGCGTTTGAGCGTGAAAGAGTACGAAGTTGAAAAAACTGAGGCTACAAGTATCTACCCTTCAAATCCGGAAACGGCGACTGCACCAAGTTTCTCACATATTTTTCAAGGTGGATATTCGGCTGGTTATTATTCTTACAAATGGGCGGAAGTTTTGGATGCGGATGCGTTTCAATATTTCAAAGAGAATGGCATCTTCAATCCGGAAATTGCTTCAAAATATAAAATCCTTCTTTCTTCCGGCGGAACCAAAGACCCGATGGAATTGTTCAAAGCGTTCCGTGGAAGCGAGCCGAAAGTGGAGAGCTTATTGAAGAGAGCGTTTGGAGTTTAA
- a CDS encoding SRPBCC family protein, which translates to MKKILKILGVILGIFVAYCLIAILFFDSHYHGEKSIVINAPQEKVWQNVNSMRAINSWSPWMKLDKNLVKTYKGNSGVVGDFFAWKGNDEVGEGEQEITRIEPNQLVTTKMHFIKPFEDYATSNIKLEPAGNDTKVTWDIDFDCTTIMKPMKPVLDRQMMSTFDEGLNDLKTLSEK; encoded by the coding sequence ATGAAAAAAATTCTGAAAATCTTAGGTGTTATTTTGGGCATTTTTGTGGCGTATTGTCTTATCGCAATCTTGTTTTTTGACAGCCATTATCACGGTGAAAAATCGATTGTGATAAATGCACCGCAGGAGAAGGTCTGGCAGAATGTGAACTCGATGCGCGCCATCAATTCCTGGAGTCCGTGGATGAAACTGGATAAGAATCTGGTGAAAACGTATAAAGGAAATAGCGGTGTTGTCGGTGATTTTTTCGCTTGGAAAGGTAATGATGAAGTAGGCGAGGGCGAGCAGGAAATTACGAGAATCGAGCCGAATCAGCTGGTGACGACGAAGATGCACTTCATCAAACCTTTTGAGGATTATGCGACTTCGAATATCAAATTGGAACCTGCGGGCAATGACACGAAAGTCACCTGGGACATTGATTTTGATTGTACGACCATTATGAAACCGATGAAACCTGTGCTCGACAGACAAATGATGAGCACGTTTGATGAAGGCCTGAATGACTTGAAAACCTTATCTGAAAAATAA
- the deoC gene encoding deoxyribose-phosphate aldolase yields MKINQYLDSTYLKTPAQSGLTEEQTFEKVRELTDEAIAYNFKEVMIRPNYVKLIKDYLTAQHSEVLVGTVIGFHEGSYSLEEKLAEANQAVLDGVDELDYVINYEAFKAGDLDLVKKEFVEGTKLGLHFDKTVKWIIEIAAFTDSQIADLTASIWKWAQENFEEKDFSKIFVKSSTGFFVTEGGKPNGATFEGVKIMLDNAGKLPVKAAGGVKTPEDAEKMINLGIQRIGTSAAKALLGEGSSEVGY; encoded by the coding sequence ATGAAAATCAATCAATATTTAGACTCGACATATCTTAAAACGCCAGCTCAATCTGGGCTTACAGAAGAACAAACCTTTGAAAAAGTAAGAGAATTGACAGATGAGGCCATTGCTTATAATTTTAAGGAAGTGATGATCCGTCCGAATTATGTTAAACTAATTAAAGATTATCTCACAGCGCAACATTCCGAAGTTTTGGTAGGAACAGTTATAGGTTTTCACGAAGGCAGTTATTCTTTAGAAGAAAAATTGGCCGAAGCAAATCAAGCGGTTTTGGATGGTGTGGATGAGTTGGACTATGTCATCAATTATGAAGCTTTCAAGGCTGGAGATTTAGACTTGGTCAAAAAAGAATTTGTGGAAGGAACCAAATTAGGTCTTCATTTCGATAAAACTGTAAAATGGATCATCGAGATCGCTGCATTTACAGATTCACAAATTGCCGATCTGACAGCTAGTATCTGGAAATGGGCACAAGAAAACTTTGAAGAGAAAGACTTTTCAAAGATTTTCGTCAAATCTTCAACAGGTTTTTTTGTGACCGAAGGCGGAAAACCAAATGGAGCGACTTTCGAAGGCGTAAAAATTATGTTGGACAACGCAGGTAAACTTCCAGTGAAAGCGGCTGGCGGCGTGAAAACACCTGAAGATGCAGAAAAAATGATAAATTTAGGAATCCAAAGAATCGGAACTTCTGCTGCAAAGGCACTTCTTGGCGAAGGCTCGAGCGAAGTTGGATATTAA